The Humulus lupulus chromosome 4, drHumLupu1.1, whole genome shotgun sequence genome has a window encoding:
- the LOC133831458 gene encoding DUF724 domain-containing protein 7-like, protein MEGFTEGSTVEVWSREDGFQNAWFSAVILEPPSHTLTPSLSPVKKKTKRTKNDSSKVVVRYLHMLADDGKRHLVERIDSYFVRPNPPPDTEPDKPFAQNDVVDAFHHDIWWTGVIINVENDNYTVRFAIPPDLLYCNRSQLRPHWDWVDKKWVRSGKQEIKYSKFRPGTGVEVKLSTENEGLAWIPAVVIGEIEGSTSVLVKYKTTNKDYAEKVSLVQLEMIRLQPPKMGEDDKDFELWEKVDAICDLGWSVGEVTKILQDRKYVVAVAFGVEKKEMEFDHTQLRYHLDWVDGKWVNESRENLSTPVSRQKSTCDEGRGIGSSTLNGSLGCVTEKETSCSTNVHDNQMSPGVDNSSTFELEELQLSTAGKGSCAQMVNGNDNLKSNQVEELDDPGRLGEPQKAPVFEKTSGAASSQEGGQNDNGAICEIDRYAEQTEDSNVQGKGSPQNLPVVKRSTIWELVDSLEVFKKLPQNPQCHLVMAGSKIELEVLALTNKVKFAFVIDQISNMQEATTTDTVDSIIEQLTKLQNMGFDVELLKNYLNEFNRLKLGLKDVKTKLMDHIGCHTNEKSF, encoded by the exons ATGGAGGGTTTCACTGAAGGTTCCACAGTCGAGGTCTGGAGCAGGGAAGATGGGTTTCAGAACGCCTGGTTCTCTGCCGTCATTCTCGAACCGCCGTCCCATACTCTcactccttctctctctcccgtCAAGAAGAAGACGAAGCGTACCAAAAACGACAGCTCAAAGGTCGTCGTTCGATATCTACACATGCTCGCCGACGACGGCAAGAGGCATCTTGTTGAGAGGATCGACAGCTATTTCGTCAGGCCAAATCCTCCTCCTGACACGGAGCCCGATAAGCCATTTGCGCAAAACGACGTCGTTGATGCCTTCCACCACGATATCTGGTGGACCGGAGTCATCATCAACGTCGAAAACGATAACTATACTGTTCGCTTCGCTATCCCACCTGATCTTCTCTACTGCAACCGCTCTCAGCTCCGACCCCACTGGGATTGGGTCGATAAAAAATGGGTTCGGTCTGGAAAACAG GAAATAAAGTATTCGAAATTCAGACCAGGAACAGGAGTGGAAGTGAAACTGAGTACTGAAAATGAGGGCCTTGCATGGATCCCTGCGGTTGTGATTGGGGAAATTGAAGGCTCAACTTCTGTTCTGGTGAAGTATAAGACGACAAATAAAGATTATGCTGAGAAAGTTTCTCTAGTACAACTGGAGATGATTCGACTCCAACCTCCAAAAATGGGTGAGGATGATaaagattttgagttgtgggagAAGGTGGATGCTATTTGTGATTTGGGTTGGTCAGTTGGAGAGGTCACTAAAATTCTTCAAGACAGAAAGtatgttgttgctgttgcttttgggGTGGAGAAGAAGGAGATGGAGTTTGATCACACCCAACTGCGCTATCACTTGGATTGGGTTGATGGAAAATGGGTTAACGAATCAAGG GAGAACCTATCTACACCAGTTAGTCGGCAAAAATCAACATGTGATGAAGGTAGAGGTATTGGGTCATCGACCTTAAATGGAAGTTTGGGTTGTGTTACTGAAAAAGAAACATCTTGTTCAACAAATGTGCATGACAATCAAATGTCCCCTGGTGTTGATAATTCATCAACATTTGAACTTGAAGAGCTCCAACTCTCAACTGCAG GTAAGGGGTCTTGTGCACAAATGGTAAATGGCAATGATAATCTTAAATCAAACCAAGTAGAAGAACTCGACGATCCGGGCAGGTTAGGGGAGCCTCAAAAAGCACCAGTCTTTGAGAAGACCAGCGGCGCGGCTTCTTCTCAG GAGGGGGGTCAAAATGACAATGGAGCCATTTGTGAAATAGACAGATATGCAGAACAAACTGAGG ATAGCAATGTGCAAGGAAAAGGAAGCCCTCAAAATCTTCCCGTTGTGAAAAGATCTACTATTTGGGAATTAGTAGATTCATTAGAAGTGTTCAAAAAATTGCCACAGAATCCTCAGTGTCATTTGGTGATGGCAGGCAGTAAAATTGAGCTTGAAGTACTAGCTTTGACTAATAAGGTAAAGTTTGCATTTGTAATTGACCAGATCTCCAACATGCAAGAAGCTACTACAACGGATACTGTTGATTCCATAATAGAGCAATTGACCAAATTGCAAAATATGGGATTTGATGTGGAGTTACTAAAGAATTATCTGAATGAGTTTAATAGACTCAAACTTGGGTTAAAAGATGTTAAAACTAAACTCATGGATCATATTGGCTGTCACACCAATGAGAAGTCATTTTGA